The following are encoded in a window of Pristiophorus japonicus isolate sPriJap1 unplaced genomic scaffold, sPriJap1.hap1 HAP1_SCAFFOLD_637, whole genome shotgun sequence genomic DNA:
- the LOC139255812 gene encoding histone H4 — protein MSGRGKGGKGLGKGGAKRHRKVLRDNIQGITKPAIRRLARRGGVKRISGLIYEETRGVLKVFLENVIRDAVTYTEHAKRKTVTAMDVVYALKRQGRTLYGFGG, from the coding sequence atgtctggtcgaggtaaaggaggcaaaggactgggtaaaggcggagccaagcggcaccgtaaagtgctccgtgataacatccagggcattaccaaaccagccatccgccgcctggctcgccgtggcggtgtcaagcggatctcgggcctgatctacgaggagacccgcggggtgctgaaggttttcttggagaatgtgatcagggatgcggtcacctacactgagcacgctaagcgcaagacggtcactgccatggatgtggtgtacgctttgaaacggcagggccgcactcttTATGGATTCGGCGGCTAA